Genomic DNA from Hordeum vulgare subsp. vulgare chromosome 2H, MorexV3_pseudomolecules_assembly, whole genome shotgun sequence:
aaagaatgattgagtatgtgcatttgctttacaagctcttatttgactctttttgatgttgtgataaattgcaattgcctcaatgactaaaggctattggttgttacttctcggtaaggttcttgatccatgctttactttgtgaaggaattatcactttagcatgagagattatatgttggtattgttattctgatcatgatgcatgcatgtttgtatcttgttttatcgacacctctctccctaaacatgtggacatatttattgagctaggctttcgcttgaggacaagcgaggtctaagcttgggggagttgatacgtccattttgcatcatgttttcatattgatatttatcgcttattgggccgttatttcacttcacggtacaattcttatgccttttctctcttattttgcaaggtttacatgaagagggagaatgccggcagctggaattctggcctcaaaaaggagcaaagttgagatacctttctgcgcaactccaaacgccataaaaatcaacgaggattttttttcggatttataaaaaatacagggtcgaagaagtgccagaggggcaccagcaggtggccacaagcctgcttggcgcggccacccccccccccttggtcgtgccatgagggcttgtgggcagcctgctggcccactggcccccctcttctgctatatgaagggtttcgtccagaaaaaaatcaaggaggagctttttcatggattcgccgccgccacgagaaggaacttgagcagaaccaatctagagcttcggcgggacgatcctgccggggaaactaccctcccggagggggaaatcgttgccatcgtcatcaccaacactcctctcatcggaggggactcgtcaccatcaacatcttcattagcaccatctcgtctccaaaccctagtttatcacttgtaaccaatctccgtctcgcgactccgattggtacttgtaaggttgctagtagtgttaattactctttgtagttgatgctagttggattacttggtggaagagtttgtgttcagatccttgatgctactcattacctctctggtcatgaatatgattatgctttgtgagtagttacttttgttcctggggacatgggataagtcatgctaatagtagtcatgtgaatttggtattcgttcggtaatttgatatgttgtatgttgtttttcctctagtggtgttatgtcaacgtcgactacataacacttcaccattatttgggcctagaggaaggcattgggaagtagtaagtagatgatgggttgctagagtgacagaagcttaaaccctagtttatgtgttgcttcgtaaggggctgatttggatccactagtttaatgctatggttagacttcgtcttaattcttctttcgtagttgcggatgcttgcgagaggggttaatcataagtgggatgcttttccaagtaagggcagtacccaagcgtcggtccacccacatatcaaactatcaaagtaacgaacgtgaatcatatgaacatgatgaaaactagcatgacagaaattcccgtgtgtcctcgcgagcgtttttcctcctataagactttgtccaggcttgtcccttgctacaaaagggattggaccactttgttgcactgttgctacttttgttacttattgcttgctacgaatcatctcaccacacaatcacttgttaccgacaatttcagtgcgtgcatattttaccttgttgaaaactacttgtcagatccttgtgctcctcattgggttcgacactcttacttatcgaaaggactacgattgatcccctatacttgtgggtcatcagtgtccacaaaacattgaagaaaaggcgTATAGACAAAAGATAGCACAAATTGAGTCTAGGGGCATATGACACACGAGGAACCTGATCTTCCACCATCCCATGTCCGGGCCAACACTTTCGACAATGAGGCTTTGGGAGTTGGTTAACAGGCTTGCTACTAGCAACAAGGCTCTTGTCGATGTTGCTCGTTGGTCAAGGGTGCCCATGCACTGATGTGCTGATGTCGGACGTCCAACCTTGCTCGAGGAAAACCAAATTCTCTCCCCCGTCGGCGCCCCAATGCCGTCACACTAATCATCGTTAAACACAAACAAACACATAAGTTGGACACAAGCAGGCACACAAAGCTCACCATGCAAAAGAGATGGCAAGCACACGGGACCATCGGCTTCTTGATGCCTATGTGAAGAGTGTTGTCATGGTTAGGGTATCCCCTACGTTGACCCGCAAATTTTCTCCCGCATCCATGCGCGGATAGGGGAGACCAGTCTGCGGACACGGTTGCGAGAGTCAGCCATCCAACGATGCCCGCATACATTTGAAACCGCATTTCAATAGACCGGGAAAAATTCATGCAAACTCGACGAAACTCATCAAGGTTTGGATATAAAATAGTACAAATCATCTGTACATAACACACAAATAAGTCTAGTACAACAATAGTTCAACGAGATCAATCGGATAATCTACAATTTTTTCATGAACGGATCATGTCGTCTCACACATACTACTCTTTTAGCTTCATCCAAGAGTGTATGCGCCTAAATGATCGTCCCTCTATCATGTGGTACATCACGAGAGCGCGTACGGGCTGCACAAAGTATAGAGCAGCATTGAGTGGATGAATGATTCAATCAAGTGTTCTAAAAACTGATTCAATCAAGttgaacaagaaaaagaaaaacttaagATCCCCTTCGTTGCCGCACGCAATGACCACCTTACCTCCAACCGAACAACTGTGTCAGAAAACTTGGTGAGGTTTTTCTTGATGGTACGATGGTGTACGATAACAACCCCATACTGTGTTGTTGGATGATTTTCTTTATGTTAAGAGATTTAAGCGAACCCATGCCACAGCGTGCACGAGGTAGGAGCCGATCTAGTTCTTTCTTTCAGTGAtatgtaggagtattttatttttaattGCATAGGATGCAACATGGCCAAGTGTTCCACGAACCCGATTCGTTGTTCGATGGAGCACGTGGAGCGAATAGCTGATGAACTGCATGCCAGGTGCCTGGATGGCAATGCCGCTACCTCGGGCTACATTTGGGCTTGCGCAAAATATCGGCAACGCAGTTGCAGTATGTGGTCTATAAAATGGCCTATTGGCTGCATGCATGGCAGGCAAGACTGCTCCACACAGCTGGGCGTTTGGAGCTAGTGAAGACCACATTGTCGTCTATGCATTTTTCATGTGATGGTGGCCCTCAACCTGCGAGTAAAAGCCATCAAAGCAACAAATAGTTGTGGCTTCATATGGAAAGGACACCGAGATGTGCATGGTGGCCACTGCATGACAAACCTGCATCTTCTCAACGCAGCAATCATAGCAAGATGGCTTTGGCTGATGAGAACAGAGTGCGGCCATGGAATGAGTTCAACTTGCAAGTTTCGATGGATTCCTTGAGCATCTACAAGGCGGTGACCTAGTGTGCTAGGAAATGGAGAGGTGCCATTGTTCTGGACAGATTAGTGGCTATGGGATAGACGAATTCAAAACCTACTGCCAAAGCTTTTCGTCGCCGCTAAAAGGAGAGCGTGAAAGAGGACAATGAGACAAGTCATAGCTCACGGTTGGTGACAAGAAATGTTGTCTAACATGAGCCCGCAAGGAGTGAGTTAGTTCCTGCAACTTGTAGATAGAACTCAGCATATTTAACCCATGGATGGGATTGAGAACACATTAATTTAAACTTGGGAGACAAACGGGTGCTTCTCAACGAGATCGGCCTACCAAGCGTTCTTCACTAGGAGAGTGAAGGCCAACGGAGCGTGCAAATCTGACGATCGAGAGCATCGGCGGCTTGCAAGTTCTTCGCCTGGCTCGCGGCTAGGGAAAGATGTTGGATGACAAACACGCTTCTGCAGCAACACCTATCACATCCTTCGGCTTGCCCTTTCTTTGATCAAGTGCCGAAGACAATCAATCACATACCCTTCGGTTGTGTCTTTGTTAAACAATTGTGGCTCTCCATCCTCAATCACTGGGACAAACTAACTTGTTACCAAGCACAGATGCGAATCTGATGGAATGGTGAACTTCAATTAATCCACAGCGAAAGCTTAGAAAACAGAACGTTATGGTGTTGAATGGAGCGGTTCCTTCCAGCTTCTGAATAAGAAACTTTTTTGATTTAGAAGGAAAAGATATTTTTTTCATTTAGAAGGAAGGAAAAGACTGAAGGGCAGATCACTCCCAATTAGAGTAGATAAGTGGTATAATGAGTAATCAGCATGTTGAACAATGGTTATGATGGCCgtggctaagttgtagaactgttTTGCCTTTCTAGGCACTTTCTATCTATGATCTCGatttttcaattttttatgtaTCCGTGAAAAAAAAATTGCATAGGATGCAACACCCGTACGAGCAGAAACAACATATACAGCCAAACCGGACGAGAGCCAAGAACAAGTAAAACGATATCTAAAGCACAAAGAATAGCAGCGACTTGCAAGAATATATAAACAAGATGATAATAGGACATGAGGAAAATGCCGCCAAGTTAACCGAGTATTAAAGTCTGATCACAAAGGGATATGAGCCAAGCCACACGGGAGGCATCAAATCTAACCCTAGTGTTCCTCTTAGTCCCAACAAATATTGGTTAACTGACCTCTACCCCTCCATGATCACAAAAATATTCCCAGACAAACACTCACGGGAGCCAACTCGAAATAGCACCCAGCTGCCTGCGACAACCAGTGTCCATCCGcaacaataaattttaccaccactAACAAGTCTCAACAGTAGAACAGAATACATcatcttcttcttgacttcacagTAGGAAGGGGCTCCTCGAATACAATGGTCGCCTAGCAAGCAAGCATCTGATGGGTATATTTGCAGTTGTTTCGATCAAAAAGGTGGGGTGGCTGGGTGCAAAAGACATGGGACCGAATCCTTGGCGACAACACCCATGAATTGGTAATAAGCTGAAGGATCAAGACATCAAgttagatctttgtaatttgacaCCACGATATTCATTCACATTCATGTATGTACTCTAGCCGATTATTATTCTATCACAAACAGAACAGAGCTATAACTGGTATGCAATTCTAAGACGCCTGCCTGTACTAGAACGGCTTACCTAGCAAACACACTCTTATGTCAACATGAAGGCATCCAACTTTGACCTCTTCAGATGCTGTGGTCTGAAATCCTCCAATTTGAGATTGGAGCTTGTCTTGGCCTCCTTCAAGAAGGAATCCCCTTTTTCTGTTTTGATCGACTCCAAGACTGCCCCGAGGACATCAGCTGCGATGCCTTCCTGCACAAGGTGTCCAGGCTCCTCTCCGCCTTCTTCAATCAATCTACCTACGTCTTGCAAAACCAGTATCTTCTCCACCACAAACCTTGCAAGAAGTCGTCCAAGATACTCTGCCGCTCTTGGAGAATCACTTAGAGCATCTTCCAATGAAGCAAGAACAGATGAAAGCCTACAAATAAATATGGTCAAAATCAGCCAGCACATGCCAGTGAGCATCAATGGCCAATGCAAGGACAAAGGGACTCACCCCTCAATGAGCTGAGGCTTGCTCAATAAATTATATCCACCGTTGTAAATCCCAACAAAGAGCTTTGCCAACAACTCTCTTTCCAAATCTTTCCTCTCAAAGGAATCATTTACCCAAAGTGATACAAGAGAAGGATAGAAGCTCGGTGCATTCAACTCTTCAATACACAATGCAACTTCCTTTTCATCTTTTGCACTGCCAAAACAATCACATGTTAGCACACGACATAACGGAAACTTGGCCCGTTCATACATTTTCAGAAGAAAACAGAGAGAACCACTactcaacaaaaaaaaatatTCCACGGTATTCGTTCAAATATAAAATAAAGACTAACAAGTCAAAGTAAAATTATTAGCAAGTCATTACATACCCTCCCATTTTGTGGTAGGGTCTATATATTTTATGTGGAGAAGTTGTATCCTTTCTGATTCTAAGGTGTTTGAATTTGAGCCCTTGGCAACAAGTTGCCACCACAACCTCGTACACAGAAATTCACAACAATAAACTTTGAAATTTGCAGAGACGCGAGAAAGAACTGGTAGGAAGTATTAACAGTCTAGCAACACAAAATCATGACATCCTAGTCCCACAGCAGCAGTACTACAACAAATTACCAGCTGCCAATAGTAGCACATTATTATCATCTATGTGTTCCAAAGAAATATAATATAGGCCTTAAATAGTAAGACAGGCATCACCTTGAAAGTATTATACCTATAATATCTAAGCTCAAGTCAGGTGTGTGCTGAAGAAATATCTTGTATGAACACTGAGTTAGAAAGTATTACCTATAATATTCCCGGATGGTTGCAATAGATTTCTCTCTCAATTCCTCCTCGGAGTATGATTTATTTCCTGAACGACCCTCCTGGCTGGCAGGTCTGTGTAAAGAGCTAGCAGATTGTGAAGCAGGTGCTATTCTCCCAGAAAATCGATCTAGAATTCTTGAGCTAGTGTCTTCTCTTGTTGTTGAAGCCACAGAATTGTACCCATTAGGACCAGATACAATCCTGCGCTGGTCAACAACACTAGGAAGTTCAGCATTTGATACCGGTGGCTGCCCTCTTAAAGACATACCCCTAGCTAGGCCACCTTGTGGTCCAAGAGTGATAGCTTCGTCCTTTACAGAACGCTGGGGAAGGGGAACAGTTCTATCGAACTGATGCCTTTCCTGCTCATACCGAATATCTTGATTACCAAATCCACGCCCTCGTTGTTGAGGACCTGGAGATACCAATGGTCCTGCTGAGCCACGGGAGCCGTAATCCATAGAGGGTGCACCTCTTCTTGGAAGAGAACTAACGACCGGACCACGAGACCTACTTGATTGAGCATGTCTTTCCTGAGCTGCATCCCTGTGAACCTCATCGATCTTCTTGGGGCCATCCACTTTACGCCTTTGCTGCCATTTGTTCTTCCTGAGATCAATTGAATCTCTGAGCAGGAATCTAACACGGGAAGATATCAGCTGACTGGTTGACAGGTTGCGCATTCTATCAAAATATGCATCCATATGTTCCTTAGCCTTTGGATGATCTATCATCTCTCCAATTGTACTCATCAATTTGCATAGTGCTTCAATGTTCTCTTCATCTGGATTCTGATAATTTCCCAACAATTTTTTGATGCATTCATGCATGATGCGCTCTGTCAACATCCTCTTTTTGTACAATTCTCCAATCAACCTAATATTACCCAGCATGCGCCTTCGAGCTTTAACTCTCTTTTCTTCCCTTTCCTCTTTCGTTTGTTTAATCTCACCTTCCTCCTCCGTTTTATCTGCTTCAGCTTCTTCTCTTTCGCCTCTCTCAAACTCCTCTTGGCACTTGTTCAATAGCAGTCTCTTGAATGTAATCTTTTCATTGTCCTCACTAAAGTCTGGCAGTGCACCAGCCAAATGGGAACAGAAGTTAGCATACATTTCACAGAAAGTTGGTTCCATCAAAGCTTTGTCAAATATCTGTGAAATCACCCCAGTAAGAGTTGAAACATTGTCAATGTTCACCTCTTTCACTTGTTCAAAAAGCTTGTCAAAGTTTTGTGGGGTCAGTTTATTCAGAATGGCTTTCAGCTGCCGCTGCTTTGCCTGCTCCTCATCAGAAACTTTGCCGACAACATACTTTTTCTCAGCTTTGTGCATTATTTGCATGGGTGTAACAGGAGAAGGGATCAGACCCTTTTGCTGCCATCTATCAGCATCAGAGCCACTGCGGGGTACTTGAGGAGCATTGGATTGCGGTCCCACAAGTACACCACGTGGATTCCTCAAAACACCATGAGTACCTCCTTGGCCGCCGCGGTAATTCGTTGCTGGGCCGTTTGTCATGTCCATGTGGGGATCACGGACAGGACTGAAAGGAACACCTGATTTTGACCACTTATCATCATCCATAGCAGGACCGCGGCGATCACCGCGAGATGTTGGTCTATCAGACCCCCTTGCAGAACTTGTGTGAGGTTCCCGATCAATAACATAGGATTTTCCTGCCAAATCTTTGAATAGAGTACTAGTGACAGTATCCATCCGGATGCCAACAGGAAGACTAGAATActgatgtgcaaaagttagcagaAAATCACGAGAATATTTCTTTCGACCATTAGCTTCAGCCATATCAGAATCTGGCTGTTGCACTGCACTAGCCTGGTTCCCAGAGCCCGAACTTTGCAGCTTTGGAGTAGACATGTCTGCTGCATCTTCCCAATCATCAAGCTCAATTTTTTTCTTTCCATCATCCTCGCACATCACCTCCCTTTCTGATTCCTCAGGCAGCACATGTGTCGCGTCAACTGTTGAACTATCAGCACCCTCTGATGTGGCAAGACTCTCAGACTGTTCTTGTGGTCCCTTGTATGCATTGTAAAGATCTGAAGTACCAGCAGCATCAGCTTTCGAAAGCATTTCCTTCCGCTTCTTCTTTCTCCCAGCTGTAGACTTTGTTCGGGTAAGCTCTGCAGTAGGTTTTTCCCTTGATAAGGGTCGAACAGAACCTGTTGGTGCAGCACTTGATTGCTCGGTACTTGACTCATCCTTCGCTCCATCTGCATGTTTGACTTGCCCCTCAGATGCAACTGAATGATTCACAGGCAACATACCAGGAGTGATACTGGAAACAGCTAATCCGGTTTCCTGAATGCTACTTCTGATATCTTTATCGTTGGCACTTTGGCTGGTAGACTCTGATGAGGTTCCAGAATTGGCCTCAGACACATCGTTGGCATCCACAGAAGCTGATAAAGTTTCAGTATCCTTATGTGATGTACTCGTCAAACCGTGCTCCTCCGGTACAGATGTTGTGCACGCTTTCGGTAGCTCTTGCAGGTCAGTTACAACAGATGTTGCATCTGAATTATCAGGCTCTGAAGTTGGTAATGGTGCCTGCTCAGCCAAGTCCACCGTGCAGTCACGTGATTTATTTTCAGTAGAATCTGGCATAATTTTGCCATCACTAGATTCAGGTGAAATTTGGTGAGTTATTTCAATGTCCTTAGATTTAACAGCAGCAACATCTAAGCTTTCTACTGCTTGGGGCTC
This window encodes:
- the LOC123425732 gene encoding eukaryotic translation initiation factor 4G, with protein sequence MSQRGDRGEGHARRPGARSNSFGGHRGGGVGGAGKGGGGPSGGQPPLSSNRSFRKPGNGHGVHQRVVNQPDTTGFQPAPAPGPLQTPPRPPVPQNSPAHVPVSVPRPQHHDSPGLQAPSMSSANENPTYIPLPKNIPRAGPKAPPKSSNAPAPQGAPKGESSKGFNLQFGSINMNMNGLPQFPARTSSAPPNLDEQKRNQVLSDGPKVAPSIPVPAALKQPHPTPQQQQQQHPPPQQLQQQQHPSPQQHHPSPQQQHHPLPQQQHHPLPQQQQQQPPPQQQPVPQQQQTRKDALGPSQPNTLNTHVPSQVKRDAHVSPSIQNFAPQRPSVQPLPGMGMPMHFHHQQQSVPLQFGGHNQGVVPSSMQMPIGLPGGNASQVQQHVYQTMQQQMHQQMMHQQMYPSVAHPIPPQLGNVSLNMASQYPQQQQNKLVVPRKSSNIKITDPNTNKEVVLGRPSPNVVAQPQQVSGVATQPMVYYPNPQQTSYNQSGPYYSSTAGIVPTGSQGRFGYAATQAGQSIPFMNPSVSNTVPTSHKDNIAGPAPSGQSQLIGKPQGGLHMEKPVPSVKISMPAGKSDASKFRVADHAVQHRQKDSEVISGAMVLNKPVSEKESKAPSVPEKHSEESKAPSAVEKHPATVTQPLQNQAAKPETDAAAYSDEKKETLPRTDSLKDNKKNATRNDTKNLPQQPQSASPAEELKGLTSVKVGVDVVGHIETKNFDSEEVDLTSKISGLTSATSESSISPNHGNSEADSTSLNAADVPSTVISSAKLSSASTGEPQAVESLDVAAVKSKDIEITHQISPESSDGKIMPDSTENKSRDCTVDLAEQAPLPTSEPDNSDATSVVTDLQELPKACTTSVPEEHGLTSTSHKDTETLSASVDANDVSEANSGTSSESTSQSANDKDIRSSIQETGLAVSSITPGMLPVNHSVASEGQVKHADGAKDESSTEQSSAAPTGSVRPLSREKPTAELTRTKSTAGRKKKRKEMLSKADAAGTSDLYNAYKGPQEQSESLATSEGADSSTVDATHVLPEESEREVMCEDDGKKKIELDDWEDAADMSTPKLQSSGSGNQASAVQQPDSDMAEANGRKKYSRDFLLTFAHQYSSLPVGIRMDTVTSTLFKDLAGKSYVIDREPHTSSARGSDRPTSRGDRRGPAMDDDKWSKSGVPFSPVRDPHMDMTNGPATNYRGGQGGTHGVLRNPRGVLVGPQSNAPQVPRSGSDADRWQQKGLIPSPVTPMQIMHKAEKKYVVGKVSDEEQAKQRQLKAILNKLTPQNFDKLFEQVKEVNIDNVSTLTGVISQIFDKALMEPTFCEMYANFCSHLAGALPDFSEDNEKITFKRLLLNKCQEEFERGEREEAEADKTEEEGEIKQTKEEREEKRVKARRRMLGNIRLIGELYKKRMLTERIMHECIKKLLGNYQNPDEENIEALCKLMSTIGEMIDHPKAKEHMDAYFDRMRNLSTSQLISSRVRFLLRDSIDLRKNKWQQRRKVDGPKKIDEVHRDAAQERHAQSSRSRGPVVSSLPRRGAPSMDYGSRGSAGPLVSPGPQQRGRGFGNQDIRYEQERHQFDRTVPLPQRSVKDEAITLGPQGGLARGMSLRGQPPVSNAELPSVVDQRRIVSGPNGYNSVASTTREDTSSRILDRFSGRIAPASQSASSLHRPASQEGRSGNKSYSEEELREKSIATIREYYSAKDEKEVALCIEELNAPSFYPSLVSLWVNDSFERKDLERELLAKLFVGIYNGGYNLLSKPQLIEGLSSVLASLEDALSDSPRAAEYLGRLLARFVVEKILVLQDVGRLIEEGGEEPGHLVQEGIAADVLGAVLESIKTEKGDSFLKEAKTSSNLKLEDFRPQHLKRSKLDAFMLT